CACGGCGGTTCACCTCCACAGATATTCGGTCGGGACAGGCAGCTTGCATGTGCCAGGTGGTTCCTACCCACCTCGCGCTAGGGATCATAACTATCCGTACGAACGCATTGATCGGTGCACAGCAGCACATGGGGGCGCACGACCGCTAGCTTCGGTCACATGGCCACCACAACACAGCTTTCCTTCCCCCGTCAGTACGCCAGAACACAGCGCTACTCCCTGGGCGCACCGCGGTCGTTCACGGTGTCGCCGGACGGCTCGCGAGTGATTTTCCTCAGAACGGCGTCCGGTGTCGACCGGAATGGATGCCTCTGGGTACTGGATCTGGACATCGGGACGAACGGCCCCCAGGAACGGCTGATCGCCGACCCGGAGGTCCTTCTCGGCGGTGTCGAGGAGGACTTGTCCACCGAGGAGCGGGCCCGCCGGGAGCGGGTGCGCGACGGCTCGTCGGGCATCGTCGGCTACGCGGTGGACGCGGCGGCCGAGTTGGCCGCTTTCGCACTCTCCGGGCGGCTGTTCACGGCCGGGTTGGGCACCGGTACCGTTCGGGAACTGGACACCCCCGGCCCGGTCGTCGACCCCCGGCCCTCGCCCGACGGACGCCATGTGGCCTATGTGTCGGGCGGCGCGCTGCGGATCACGGGCGCCGACGGGGAGGGCGACCGGGCGCTCGCCGGGCCCGAGGGCGAGGGGGTCCACCACGGGGTGGCCGAATATATCGCCGCCGAGGACATGGGGCGGCAGCGCGGCTACTGGTGGTCGCCGGAGTCGGACCGGCTGCTGATCGCCCGGGTCGACGAGCGGGAGGTGCGGCGCTGGTGGCTGGCGGACCCGGCGCACCCGGAGCGGGAGCCGCGCTCCGTCCGGTATCCGGCGGCGGGCACGGCCAATGCGGATGTACAGCTCTTTCTGGCCACGCTCGACGGGGAGCGGACCGAGGTGGTCTGGGACCGCGCGGAGTACCCCTATCTGGCCCGGGCGCACTGGTCGTCGGCGGGCGCCCCGCTGCTGCTCGTCCAGACGCGGAACCAGCGGACCCAGCGGTATCTGGCCGTGGACCCGGAGACCGGGGCCACCCGGACCGTCCATGTCGACGAGGACCCCGACTGGCTGGAACTCTGCCAGGGCGTACCCGCCTGGACCCCCGGCGGACAGCTCGTGCGCATCGCCGACGAGGGCGGCGCACGGGTACTGGCCGTCGGCGACCGCGCGCTGACGGGCGCGGCGCTCCAGGTGCACGCGGTGCTCGACATCGGCGCCGAGGACGTGCTGATCACAGCGGCGGCGGGCGCGGAGGCGGCGCATCCCGAAATCGGCGAGATCCATGTGCTCCGGGTGAGTGAACGGGGGGTGGAAAGGGTCTCCCGGGGCCCCGGGGTGCACACGGCGGTGCGCGGCGGCGGGGTGACGGTGCTCTCCTCCGCGCGGCTCGACCTCAGCGGCGCCGCGGTGGAGGTGGTGCGCGGGGGCGAGGTCGTGGCCCGGGTGGCCTCGCACGCGGAGCAGCCGGTGCTGCGCGCCCGGCCCCGGCTGTGTCTGGCGGGCGTCCGGCAGATCCCGTGCGCGGTGCTGCTGCCCAAGGACCACACGGCGTCCGACGGGCCGCTTCCGGTCCTCATGGACCCCTACGGGGGACCGCACTTCCGCCGGGTGCTCGCCGCGCAGAACGTGTATCTCACCCCGCAGTGGTTCGCCGACCAGGGCTTCGCCGTGGTGATCGCCGACGGCCGGGGCACCCCCGGCCCCTCCCCCGCCTGGGAGAAGGCGATCCGCGACGACATCACCCCGGCCCTCGACGACCAGATCGACGCCCTGCACGCCCTGGCCGAGACCTTTCCCCTGGATCTGGGGCGGGTGGGCATCCGGGGCTGGTCCTTCGGCGGCTATCTGGCGGCGTTGGCCGTGCTGCGCCGGCCGGACGTCTTCCATACGGCGGTGGTCGGGGCGCCGGTGACGGACCAGCGGCTCTACGACACCCACTACACCGAGCGCTACTTCGGCCACCCGGCGGAGCAGCCCGCCGTCTACGCGAAGAACTCCCTGGTCACGGAGGATGGACTGGTGGGTCTGGAGAATCCGGCGCGTCCCATGATGCTGGTGCACGGGCTCGCGGACGACAATGTGGTCGTCGCGCACACCCTGCGGCTGTCGTCGGCGCTGCTGGCGGCGGGACGGGAGCACGAGGTGCTGCCGCTGAGCGGGGTGGCCCATATGACCCCCCAGGAGCAGGTGGCCGAAAATCTACTGCTGTTGCAGGTGGAGTTCCTGCGGCGGACGCTGGCGGCCCGTACGCCGGACCCGGAGGGGTGAGGCCCGCGCCCGCCCCCGAGGGGTGACCTGGGGCGGCCGACCGGCCGGAGAGCGCTGCGGCGTCCCCGGCCGGTCCACGGCACCCGCACGGCCGTACGGATCTCAGCGTTCCCTGTCCGTATATCGGATGCGCGTCGGTCACGTTGCCCGGACGTTAACGACGTCCCGCTCACCCGGTACCGGGCTCCCCAGGCCCCTCGGCTCCCTCGCTTCCCCCGCCTTCCCGCGGCCCTTCGCCGGGCCGGCCCGACGGCACCACCTGGAGTTCCTCGGCGAAGTGGCACGCCGAGGGGTGCCGGGCCGCCCCCTCCCAGATCCGGTACTCGGCGGGCACCTCCAGCAGCGGCACCTCCAGCGCGCACCGCTCCCGGGCCTTCCAGCAGCGGGTGCGGAAGCGGCAGCCCGAGGGAATCCGGGTGGGCGAGGGGACGTCGCCGCCGAGCAGAATCCGTTCCCGGTGCTCCCGTGCGCCGGGGTCCGGCACCGGGACGGCGGAGAGCAGCGCCTGGGTGTAGGGGTGGGTGGGATGGTCGTAGATCTCCGCGTCGGACCCCAGCTCCACCACCCGTCCCAGGTACATCACCCCGACCCGGTCGGAGATATGGCGGACGATCGACAGATCGTGGGAGATGAAGACCAGACTGAGGGAGAACTCCCGCTGGAGCGCGGCCAGCAGATTGACCACCTGGGCCTGGACGGAGACATCGAGCGCGGAGACGGGCTCGTCGGCGACGAGCACCTCCGGGTTGAGCGCGAGGCCCCGCGCGATCCCGATGCGCTGCCGCTGGCCGCCGCTGAACTGGTGCGGATAGCGGTTGACGTAGTCCGGGTCGAGGCCGACCACGTCGAGCAGCTCCCGCACCTTGCGGCGGCGGTCGCCCCGGGGGGCCGCGTCGGGGTGGATCTCGAAGGGCTCGCCGACGATGTCGCCCACGGTCATCCGGGGGTTGAGCGAGGTGTACGGGTCCTGGAACACCATCTGGATATTGCGGCGGACGCGGGTGAGCGCACGGCCGGAGAGCCCGGTGATGTCCTCGCCCCGGTAGTGGATGGTGCCCGCGGTGGGACGTTCGAGATGGACGAGCATCCGGGCCAGGGTGGACTTCCCGCACCCGGACTCGCCGACGATGCCGAGGGTGCCCGCGGCGAAGAGGTCGAGGTCGACGCCGTCGACCGCCTTGACGGCGCCGATCTGCTTCCGGAAGACGATGCCCCGGGTGAGCGGATAGTGCTTGACCAGCCCACGGACGGTGAGGATCGGCTCAGCCATCGCTCCGCCCCCGGTCTCCGTCCCCGTCGTCCCCGGAGCCGGGCGCGGGCGGCTCGGACCCCGGCGCGGACCCGGGCGCGGTCCCGGTCCCGGGCGCGGGCGGCTCCCCGGCCCCGGGCGGCGGCCGTTCCCCGGACGGCTCCCGGGCCAGGGCCAGGGTCTCGCGCCAGAAGTGGCAGGCGCTCCCCCGGCCGGCCGTCACCTCGTACAGCGGTGGTTCGTCCGTACGGCACACCGCACGGGCGAGCGGGCAGCGCGGATGGAAGGCGCAGCCGGGCGGCACGGCCGCCGGATTGGGGGGCAGGCCCTTGATCGCGTACAGCTCACGGCCCTTCTGGTCGAGCCGGGGGATCGACTCCAGCAGGCCCCGGGTGTAGGGGTGGGCGGGGGCCCGGTAGATGTCGTGGACGGGGGCGGTCTCGACGATGCGGCCCGCGTACATCACCGCGATCCGGTCGGCGACGTCCGCGACCACCCCCAGATCGTGGGTGATCAGGACCATCCCCATGCCCAGCTCCCGCTGGAGCTCCGCCAGCAACTCCATGACCTGGGCCTGGACGGTGACGTCGAGGGCGGTGGTGGGCTCGTCCGCGATGATCAGGGAGGGCTCCAGGGAGAGCGCCATCGCGATCATGATCCGCTGGCGCATGCCCCCGGAGAACTGGTGCGGATACTGCCGTACACGCTCCTCCGCGCCCGGGATGCCCACCCGTTCCATCAGCTCGACGGCGCGGGTACGGGCCTCCTTGCGGCGCATCCCCCGGTGGACGGTGAACATCTCGCCGAGCTGCTCACCCACGCTGAGCACCGGGTTCAGGGCGGAGAGGGCGTCCTGGAAGATCATGGCCATGCCGGGGCCGCGGACCGCGCGGCGCTCCTTCTCGCTCAGGGTGAGCAGATCCCGGCCCTGGAAGCGGATCTCGCCCCGGGTGATCCGGCCGGGCGGGGAGTCCAGAATGCCCATGACCGCCTGGGCGGTGACGGACTTCCCGGAACCGGACTCGCCGAGCACGGCGAGGGTGCGGCCCTCCTCGACCCCGTAGTCGACCCCGTTGACCGCGCGGGCCACCCCGTCGCGGGTGCGGAACTCGATATGGAGATCTCTGACGTCCAGCAGCATCGCGGGCTCCACGGCGGTCGTTCAGCGCAGTTTGGGGTCGAGGGCGTCGCGTACCGCGTCGCCGAGCATGATGAACGCGAGCACGGTGACCGCCAGCGCCCCGGCGGGCCAGAGCAGCATGTGCGGGGCGTTGCGGATGTAGGGCGACGCGGCCGAGATGTCGATGCCCCAGGAGACGGTGGGCGGTTTCAGGCCGACACCGAGGTAGGAGAGGGTCGCCTCCAGCGAGATATACGTCCCGAGCGCGATCGTCGCGACGACGATGACCGGGGCGACGGCGTTGGGGGCGATGTGC
The nucleotide sequence above comes from Streptomyces clavuligerus. Encoded proteins:
- a CDS encoding S9 family peptidase; this encodes MATTTQLSFPRQYARTQRYSLGAPRSFTVSPDGSRVIFLRTASGVDRNGCLWVLDLDIGTNGPQERLIADPEVLLGGVEEDLSTEERARRERVRDGSSGIVGYAVDAAAELAAFALSGRLFTAGLGTGTVRELDTPGPVVDPRPSPDGRHVAYVSGGALRITGADGEGDRALAGPEGEGVHHGVAEYIAAEDMGRQRGYWWSPESDRLLIARVDEREVRRWWLADPAHPEREPRSVRYPAAGTANADVQLFLATLDGERTEVVWDRAEYPYLARAHWSSAGAPLLLVQTRNQRTQRYLAVDPETGATRTVHVDEDPDWLELCQGVPAWTPGGQLVRIADEGGARVLAVGDRALTGAALQVHAVLDIGAEDVLITAAAGAEAAHPEIGEIHVLRVSERGVERVSRGPGVHTAVRGGGVTVLSSARLDLSGAAVEVVRGGEVVARVASHAEQPVLRARPRLCLAGVRQIPCAVLLPKDHTASDGPLPVLMDPYGGPHFRRVLAAQNVYLTPQWFADQGFAVVIADGRGTPGPSPAWEKAIRDDITPALDDQIDALHALAETFPLDLGRVGIRGWSFGGYLAALAVLRRPDVFHTAVVGAPVTDQRLYDTHYTERYFGHPAEQPAVYAKNSLVTEDGLVGLENPARPMMLVHGLADDNVVVAHTLRLSSALLAAGREHEVLPLSGVAHMTPQEQVAENLLLLQVEFLRRTLAARTPDPEG
- a CDS encoding ABC transporter ATP-binding protein, giving the protein MAEPILTVRGLVKHYPLTRGIVFRKQIGAVKAVDGVDLDLFAAGTLGIVGESGCGKSTLARMLVHLERPTAGTIHYRGEDITGLSGRALTRVRRNIQMVFQDPYTSLNPRMTVGDIVGEPFEIHPDAAPRGDRRRKVRELLDVVGLDPDYVNRYPHQFSGGQRQRIGIARGLALNPEVLVADEPVSALDVSVQAQVVNLLAALQREFSLSLVFISHDLSIVRHISDRVGVMYLGRVVELGSDAEIYDHPTHPYTQALLSAVPVPDPGAREHRERILLGGDVPSPTRIPSGCRFRTRCWKARERCALEVPLLEVPAEYRIWEGAARHPSACHFAEELQVVPSGRPGEGPREGGGSEGAEGPGEPGTG